From Camelina sativa cultivar DH55 chromosome 5, Cs, whole genome shotgun sequence:
tgggatgtaTTGCAAATTTTGTGATTAGAAAATAAAGCATGTGACTATATGAGGTGGCTTTTGATTTTTCCACTCCAAAAGCATCAAATCTTTTAgtaaccaaccaaaaaaagaggGCATCCaaacttttattaaatgttGTGGGCCAATTTATGGCCCGTTAGCCAACCTGAACATGAAGAAATTGATGTACCTTTGTctaattaacattaattttgtgaaaatgtgtttttttttttagattgagATTGATGTCCTAAATGTATCCATCGGCTGGTATCTTTAAAAAGTAGATTTGTATGCATCATTATAAGAAACATTATAGTACTGTTTGTTTGTTACTTACCCCCTCCTAGttataaattttgaagattGTTAGAATCTGCCACAAAGACTTGTGTATACTTTTGTTTATAGAacttaacaaaaactaattttttgtgAATTTATACAATTGGGTTGTAGGAGAATAAGCCACCGGACACACCACCAGAACCATGGCCATGTTGAAAACGACGAGTCATGGGTTCCGGTAATCTTTCCTTCTCTCATCTGTCTactcttgtctttttttctttcctatatTCGAATTTTTATATGCTAGCTAACTCCTAggatatgttttaattttattttattatgttttagttaATAGATTTAGTTTAGGCAAGTTGAATCCTAACAACAACCACTTGgtcagttttattttattttcaagtgTCGTTTGTTGAATcagtaattgatttttttttttgtggtttataGAAGGATCAACTCTGTCAACATATAATACtactaataatatataactttaatAGTGGACCACTTATATTCGGGTCCTTCGCATAGGACGATTCTCCTCGAAGTGCgaatacttttctttttcatttttttctcttcttggCGTTTTCGTAATATTTTGTCTAGATcttgaaaaaaatactaatttttttttagaaaaattagaaTGCACATGCGCTGTATAATGATAACGATTAAAACCATAATGTAAATTTATACGagtgtataaattaataacagtCATTTTAATCAAAACATTTCAGTTACCAGAAAGGGTGTACAAGAACTTGCCCCACAGTACTCGGATGCTGAGATACACTGTCCCTCTCCCCATGCTTGCTTATCCTCTCTATCTGGTAAGTATTTTTAAATCCTAGTCTTGCacaataattgattttttagattttttaaagtaataaaagttgatattggatttttattttgacaGTGCTACAGAAGTCCTGGAAAGGAAGGATCACATTTTAACCCATACAGTAGTTTATTTGCTCCAAGCGAGAGAAAGCTTATTGCAACTTCAACTACTTGTTGGTCCATAATGTTTGTCACTCTTATTGCTCTATCATTCATCTTCGGTCCACTCTCCGTTCTTAAAGTCTATGGTGTGCCGTACATCGTAAGTTATTTCATAACTTTATACTGTGTGAGCAATTTTATGATATACATGTTTTTgacataaattttggatttatttgtttttttcagatcTTTGTGATGTGGTTGGACGCTGTCACGTATTTACATCACCATGGTCACGATGAGAAGTTGCCTTGGTACAGAGGcaaggtaatttttttaaaaaattcaactatatttatgtttgtaagaaaacaaaaatctctagAAATATTAGCAATGTTATATAGGAATGGAGTAATTgatttgtttgaaaaatatagGAATGGAGTTATCTACGTGGAGGACTAACAACTATTGATAGAGATTACGGAATCTTCAACAACATTCATCACGACATTGGAACTCACGTGATCCATCATCTCTTCCCACAGATCCCTCACTATCACTTGGTCGATGCCGTGAGtggatcatttttttatttttactgagATTAGTTCTAATCCTAATAATAAAAGGGAGGGgtgattaattaaattagtgatttgttttatttgaatgatTGACAGACAAAAGCAGCTAAACATGTGTTGGGAAGATACTACAGAGAACCACAAACGTCAGGAGCAATACCGATCCACTTGGTGGAGAGTTTGGTCGCAAGTATTAAGAAAGATCATTACGTCAGTGACACTGGTGATATTGTCTTCTACGAGACAGATCCAGATCTCTACGTTTACGCTTCTGACAAGTCTAAAATCAATTAAATCTCTTCCTTTGTTTAGCTCTATTAGGAATAAACCAGCAAGTCcccctttttttaattttgttgttgtttttaagttaaaaaaagtGTACTcgtgaaacttttttttttcttttttttttctttttataaatgtatttaCATTACAAGACgtaaagttttgttctttcttttttttttttcgcttttTTTAGTTAACATGAAAAAGATTtgaatagtagtagtagtatttgtTTCAGACAAAAgtaaactgaaaagaaaaagacagttCCACTGAAAGTACGACAAAATGCACGCCGTTTGTGGTCCCTGTCATAACGACAATGTGTGTCACGGAGTTGTCGCTTTTTTACTTAATAGGCCTACTACTACTTTACGGCCCAagaatatagtagtaatatctAAAGCCTCTTAAATGCATATCTCCAATGAAAACAAATGAAGTAAAGAACATTGTTTACACCACCAGCCACGAGGCACCAGACCACCAGTTATAGAATTTGTTCTCATATTTGGGCAAAGTACTGTATAGGGTAATTTCAGATAATTCCATACTCACATGATTCATTATAAACTAGTATGAAGTTTTTGTGGGTATTATAACCTAGTGTAGTTTTTGGTTGGTATtcctatattttgtttgttattcttATCTAAGACAACGTTTTGTTTTGATATCTCTCCAGTCTCAAGCTTTGTTATTACTTTACgtcattttatataaaatgttacaaaattgaTGTAGTTTATAGCTATTGTCCGACAAAAGGCTACAAAGACTTCtatttgtttgccaaaaaagaTATAAACAAGCAAACTAGCAAATCCTAAAAAGAGTAAAGATTGAGTTTTAGACCAAAAAATGGCTACGGGCCTTCTCTCCAATCGTTTGTCTGTTTCGCAATATGGaactcaaaatcatcaaaaactctgCAAATCCATAATGTCAATTTCATAGACATTAACCGTAAAAGTTTCAAAAACCCATTAATTTGACATCATGAACCACCAAAAATAGTATTCCAAACTGAAAGAGTTTAACAATGCTGTCAACATCTGTGGAAAGTTTCATGCACCATCTAAATCATGGAATCTCATAATCCACTTTGCACACTAGAGTACAAAATTCATGAACACTAAAACTTAGCAGACCCTTTTGGAATTGACGTTTTGTGTTATCCTCAGTTTCTTATTAATTGTAACATTGTAGCACAACGGACTCTTTACGAATACAAATGCAGCACACTGTAACTGATAgtaatatttatacaaaatatactGAAAACCTTAAAAATGATCGAATAGTGGAAATTTAGAGAGATGCCTAAAACCAAAAGCAGTGGCAATTTTGGCCCTCCTTCAAAAGCTATGTACCACACTTAATAGCTCAGCTTTAAGCCTATAATATACATTTAGTGACAAAGcacaaactcaaaccaagccGATTACAAAACTCTGAGGAAATCTATATAACTATCATCACCATATCTATATAGATGAAATTATAGCAATAATTATCATATCACTTTGACTCTTGCCGGAAACTGTATTCCGGCAGGTTCCTCTTCAGTCGGAGAATCTCTAGAGGCGACAAGTTTCACAGAGAAAGGAGTAGCGGATACATACTTTTGTCTAGCTTCAGCAAAGCTTGGAGCAAGAACAGTTTGCATCCATTGATCACACGTTCTCTCTTCATCTGATGACCATCTTAAGGCATGTAGAATCTGAAGGATCGCATCGTTTTCGATCTCTAGATGTGTTTCAGGTCCAAAGGACCGATGAAAATGCGAAAGAACGTTCCTTTTTATGTTCTTGGCTAACACATCAAAGTCAATCTGCTTGAACGTCACTTTCCCGTCTACTTGTTCCACAAATTCATCAAGCCAAGCTTCCGTGTTCTCAGACATTGCATACGCCTCATCTGTGTTTGCTTCTGTCTCATCCACCGGAAGATTGAGATCAAGAAACGAACGTTGAGACTTAAGGGCTCGGAGCTCTGTAACCCCTGTTTCTGACTCCTCCTGTCTTCTCTTATTCAGACCATTCTTGATAACATTTGACGCATTGTCGGCTAGTTGTATCTGAAGTTTCCAGTTTCTTGGACTGAGTACTCTTTCCTCTGTATATCTGACTCGTTCTTCAACGACATGACAATCATCACTGTCTTTATCAGTTCCAGAAACAGTAGCAACAACTATAACATTTTTCATACCAATCTCTCTCCCATGTGAATCACGGAGTTTTCCAGTTCTCACAGCATCAGACAATCTGATCTGATC
This genomic window contains:
- the LOC104786676 gene encoding acyl-lipid omega-3 desaturase (cytochrome b5), endoplasmic reticulum isoform X1 — protein: MVVAMDKRSNVNGDPGAGDQKKKGEGFDPSAQPPFKIGDIRAAIPKHCWVKSPLRSMSYVVRDICAVAALAVAAVYFNSWFLWPLYWAAQGTLFWAIFVLGHDCGHGSFSDIPLLNSVVGHILHSFILVPYHGWRISHRTHHQNHGHVENDESWVPLPERVYKNLPHSTRMLRYTVPLPMLAYPLYLCYRSPGKEGSHFNPYSSLFAPSERKLIATSTTCWSIMFVTLIALSFIFGPLSVLKVYGVPYIIFVMWLDAVTYLHHHGHDEKLPWYRGKEWSYLRGGLTTIDRDYGIFNNIHHDIGTHVIHHLFPQIPHYHLVDATKAAKHVLGRYYREPQTSGAIPIHLVESLVASIKKDHYVSDTGDIVFYETDPDLYVYASDKSKIN
- the LOC104786676 gene encoding acyl-lipid omega-3 desaturase (cytochrome b5), endoplasmic reticulum isoform X2, which codes for MVVAMDKRSNVNGDPGAGDQKKKGEGFDPSAQPPFKIGDIRAAIPKHCWVKSPLRSMSYVVRDICAVAALAVAAVYFNSWFLWPLYWAAQGTLFWAIFVLGHDCGHGSFSDIPLLNSVVGHILHSFILVPYHGWRISHRTHHQNHGHVENDESWVPLPERVYKNLPHSTRMLRYTVPLPMLAYPLYLCYRSPGKEGSHFNPYSSLFAPSERKLIATSTTCWSIMFVTLIALSFIFGPLSVLKVYGVPYIIFVMWLDAVTYLHHHGHDEKLPWYRGKEWSN